One Methanolobus sp. WCC4 DNA segment encodes these proteins:
- a CDS encoding 50S ribosomal protein L23, producing MTVIKYPFITEKAMMLLEDNKLQFIVDSRANKMQIKADVMKMYGFPVESVCTMSTMKGLKKAIVTFEGTEAAHEIATRIGLM from the coding sequence ATGACCGTCATTAAATATCCGTTTATCACTGAAAAAGCAATGATGCTGCTGGAAGACAACAAACTCCAATTCATTGTTGATTCCCGCGCGAACAAGATGCAGATCAAGGCCGATGTAATGAAGATGTACGGTTTCCCTGTGGAATCTGTCTGTACAATGAGCACAATGAAAGGTCTGAAGAAGGCTATCGTTACTTTCGAGGGCACAGAGGCAGCTCACGAGATAGCTACAAGGATCGGTCTGATGTGA